The Eptesicus fuscus isolate TK198812 chromosome 20, DD_ASM_mEF_20220401, whole genome shotgun sequence genome contains the following window.
CTTTAACCAGCTGAGCTTTAAGACCCGGTCAGGGATTAacaacacacacactttaaaaccaCTCACACCCCACGCCTCCACTCTCCACACTGCACCAGGCCAGGGTTCACACACACTGTCCCACACACCCAGCATCCCACACACTCAGGCCTGTGCCCACCAGTCCCAACTGCTTGGTCTCTCAAGACCCCATGGGGTGGAGTGCATCGGGCCTGGAAACATGGGCAGCCAAAGAGCAAGCGTCTAGTGCCACCTAGCGGTCCCTGGAGGACGGCACGGGGGTAACAGGAGGAAATCCCACTGCATCCAAGAAGGCCTGGTAGCCGGTCTCCCAGCTGGACAGAGGTCTCCGGCCACCACCAGGCGGTGAGGGGCTGCGAGGAGGTGGCTGACGGGAAAGCAGAGGCAGCTCTCCTCTTGGCGGAGCTAAGAACACAGCTCAGTTCAGGAACCAGAGGGGCTGCCCATCCTCTAGCCCCAGATGCTCAGAGGCCAGGCCCCAACACATGCCTGTGAGGGCCATGTGGGGCGAGCAAGGTGGTGGGCCTATGACATGATTCTGGGCCCACACCCTCATGTGTAAGTTCAAAAAATAAATCACCGCAAGGGCTGGGGAGAAGAGgagccagcagggggcgggcagagTCCCCACGAGGGCAGACTGGCTCCCGGGCCTTCAGTCCAGCTTCGATCCCTTCAGCAGGTACAGGCTGTCCTCTTCCAGGAAGCTGTGAGCAGAGGAAGGAGCCACTGAAGCCCAGCCCgagggcgccccctggtggcggGGCGGGGTGAGCGCAGGCAAGCCGGCCGGGGGCGAAGCAGCGGAGAACTGTCTCCCCTAAGAGCGGCCAGCAAGGGCACAAGGAAGGCGAGCCCCGGGCGGCGAGTACTCACCTGAAAAAGAGGACGTGGACGGGGATGGTGCTGATGTGCCAGATGGCGTGGGCATCCAGGACCCAGAAGAGAGGCGGGAAGTCCAGCAGCTCGAGCAGGGACAGCCCCTGCAGCAGCAGGACCACCGCCATGCACTTGCGCACGTGAGGCAGCTGCTGCCGGTTCCACAAGCACCAGGCCAGCCACCACACCAAGTTCaccaggcctggggggcgggggtgggggtgggcagaggctcACTCCCTGGATCTCTCCAACACTCCCCCCCCCAAGCCTCCCTGTCCCTGGGCCCTTTGACCCCAGGATCACCTCAGACTCTCCACCCAgtctcccctttcttctcccttccccacccaagGTTCTTAGAACCTCCTTCTCTAGGAACAGCACCAGCTCCTCCCCCCAGGCCAGCAGGTCTGCAGCTGTGCCACCCCCGGGGCCCCAGCCCCGTCTCACCAATGGCCACGTTGGCCGCCAGGTTGTAGCCATAGTCAAAGCGGACGAGGCTCAGGTAGGAGATGTGCAtggtcagcagcagcagcaggacggCCCGGAAGGCACTGGCCACCGTTGGGCGCTGCAGCCCCACAGTCctgcccaccatccagagctgctCAGATGGAGGGTGGCCCGTCCCCAGGGGCATTCCCGGAGGCATCGCCTCACCCCAACATCAGCACATGGAAGccactgcccctctcccccacccacaggccagctgggcaggcctcccgccctccccgggcCTGGGCCCGCAGCCGCGGTGGGCTCACCTGACGCAGCACAGGTAGATGGAGTGGAGGATGACGGTGGAGGCGCAGAAGTAGTCCATTTTCTGAGGACAGGGAGAAGAGGATGAGGGGCCcgcgggaggggagtggggggtggacgGGGCTTCTTGGAGGGCAGGACCCAGAGGGGACCCGCCGGGGCCTGGGACAAGGAGGGGTGGCCGAGGCCCCGTCTATGGTCCGTGGGGCTGGTGtctcctgctgcttctgcctCTTGCTGCTTCACGTCTGAAGGTAACAGACTGAACCGCGTGTGCACATCACACACCTTTAACTCACTGCTCAAGCAGGGAGCTTCAGCGGCACAGGCGGAGGGTGCCTGCCGAGACTCCAGAGCATCAAAGCGTGCCTGGGGTCCAGAGGCAGTCGGAGCCCCACAGCTGTGGGCTCTGCGCCCCTTCGCTGCTGGGCGACCCAGGCCACGTGATTTCGCCTTTCCAAGGCTCAGCTGCCTCATCAGCTaagagcccagccctggctggtttggctcagtggacagagcgtaggcctgtggactgaagggtcccgggtttgattccggtcaagggcacatgcccgggggctcgagccccagtggggcgtgtgcaggaggcagccgatcaatgattctctctcaccactgatgtttctatctctttccctctcccttcctcactgaaatcaataaaaaatatatatttttaaaaagaagagccaATAACCATCACACCAAGGGCTGAGTGAGGCTCAAGTGCATGAACAGGTTTACAATGCCCAGCGCAGAGCGAGCTCCCGCAGCAGAGTCAGCAGGAAAACCAGGCGCCGGCTCCGCCCCACCCCTCTGGGcgcagagagggagcaggaggggtgcTCACCTCTGTGAGGTCCGTGTCCTTGGTGTGGAAGACTGTGGACCAGAACCAAGCATTGAGGGAGACCTGAGGAGGGAGGTGGCTGGTGAGTGTGCACCCCAAGGTGGGAAAGACCCCCACAGAGGGCTCACACCTGTCTCGCTTTTGGGAAGGGGCTCTTCGGAGCAGAGAAATGTGCTTCCACTTGCTCCTGGAGCCCACCACACAAAtctgtgcccctcccctccctcctggcccagctccctcagGCTCAGCTTCCCACCTGAACCCCCCAAGGGAGTGGGGGTTTGAAGCCTCCACAGTTTCTGGCTTGGCCTGGGAACCAGTTCTGGCCAAGTCAAATTCCCTGGTTACTCAATCCTAAGACAACAGCCCCTGGGGGGGCCTCGCCTCCTTCCCCAACTGGCAGGTGAAGAcagccccacctgggccaggggagCCAGTGACCTCAGCCTCTGGGGGCGGGAATGaagtgggtggggtggaggggctcGAGCCAGCTTGGGGTGTGTCTGGAGCAAGCACGCAAGAGAGGGAGATCAGGCAGATCTCACTGGGGCCAAGTCTCTGAGGAGGAGGCTCCGCCAGCCGCCAGCCGAGCCCAGCTTCCTCCTGGCTGGGCCGGCCCAACCCGCTGGCCCAGTGGCTGCGGCTCCGAGTTCTGGGAGAAGCGAGGAGCAGggctggagaggctggggtggtcaGGGGCCCAGGGGAGCAGCTGGTGCCTCCTTCCTGGAAATTAACTGCCGGGAGAGAGTACACATCGTCTGGCAAATGAGCCCCAGATCACGTGGGCTCGGTGCTGGCACTTCGTTTAGGGACCGCTGTATCCATGAGAGGCCCACATTACTGGAGGACgggtgggctggggctggcaCACACACTGGGACTGGGCGGAAGGGCTGGGAAATCAGCGACAACCAGTcaaaggcagcagcagcagccagcctggatgccccgggggcagggagggatgcGCTAGGGTGGGACGATCCAGCGGGAGATGGGTCCAGCACCCCAGGAACACTGGCCCGGCAGGGGACCGAGGGAGCAGGCTAAGAAGCCACTCTCCAGCAGGTACGGCAGCAGGAAGCTCGGACAGGAGGATGGTCCCTCATGCAGGCCCCAGGGGGCTTCTGAGAGAATGGGAGGGGCCAGCAGGGCTCTCCCTGCTCCTGTGCCAGCCTGTCTGGCCGGGGTCCTGGGCTGAATCTCGCTGTTGACGCTCCTCAAGACCGGGGACAAAGGAGGCTGCCCGTGcgccttcctcccttcccagccctgaccGGCAGGTGGTGATTCTAGGGCCGGCTGTTTCCTGTCCCAGCCCTcgtgctgccccctcccccgagaCGGTCATGGAGGCGTGGTCTGGAGGCTAGACATGGGACCGAACACGGTGGCTTCTTGGACGCTGCTCCCACAAAGTGTGATGCTCAGAGTCAgcttggggaggggagcaggctcGGGGCTGGAGGCCCAGGTGATCACGCGGGCCAGGTCTCCGAGGCAGGCCTGGAACAGGGACATCCTTGGGGAGAATGGCCCTGGAGCCAGTgtgagagggaggtggaggggaaggCAGAAGGGACTGGAAGCCAGCCAGGCCTCCTTGTAATCCGGCAGGAAGGGGGAGGTGACAAAAGACTGAGCTAAGTGGCGGTTGGAACactgagagcaggggaggggggttgcaCAAGGCCAGGGCTGAGCTGtagggcacaggggtgggggttgcTTGGTCCCCTGTTCAACTGCCTCTGTACCCCTGAAAAGTCCCCTCTCCACTGGGTAGTGTCCCATTCTGGGGAGCTCCTCTTCAGGAAAGATAGTGTCATTAAGAATGAAGGGCCTAAGGCCAGACAGCcagggttcaaattccagctctgcatTCCCTCTGTGTCTTTGGACAGGTTAATTAGccttgctgggcctcagtttgctcatctgtaaaatgggaatgataatggTGTTGACAAGGATTTAAGGAGTAATACAGGTGCAGTGTACAGCCCAGTGCCCAGGACCGGGTACAACATGAGGTGTTGTTTCTCCCCACCTTGATGACCAGCATGAGACCCTCACGCCTCTCCACAGACCCGAGCGGCCAAGTCTGCCTCCCACTCCCCCTATAGGTCAAGCAA
Protein-coding sequences here:
- the PGAP3 gene encoding post-GPI attachment to proteins factor 3 isoform X1 — its product is MAGRTARLVLLAGVATLASGSQGDREPVYRDCVLRCEERNCSGDALKHFRSRQPIYMSLAGWTCQDDCKYECMWVTVGLYLQEGHKVPQFHGKWPFSRFLFFQEPASAVASFLNGLASLVMLCRYRTFVPASSPMYPTCMAFAWVSLNAWFWSTVFHTKDTDLTEKMDYFCASTVILHSIYLCCVRTVGLQRPTVASAFRAVLLLLLTMHISYLSLVRFDYGYNLAANVAIGLVNLVWWLAWCLWNRQQLPHVRKCMAVVLLLQGLSLLELLDFPPLFWVLDAHAIWHISTIPVHVLFFSFLEEDSLYLLKGSKLD
- the PGAP3 gene encoding post-GPI attachment to proteins factor 3 isoform X2; translation: MAGRTARLVLLAGVATLASGSQGDREPVYRDCVLRCEERNCSGDALKHFRSRQPIYMSLAGWTCQDDCKYECMWVTVGLYLQEGHKVPQFHGKVSLNAWFWSTVFHTKDTDLTEKMDYFCASTVILHSIYLCCVRTVGLQRPTVASAFRAVLLLLLTMHISYLSLVRFDYGYNLAANVAIGLVNLVWWLAWCLWNRQQLPHVRKCMAVVLLLQGLSLLELLDFPPLFWVLDAHAIWHISTIPVHVLFFSFLEEDSLYLLKGSKLD